From one Maniola jurtina chromosome 5, ilManJurt1.1, whole genome shotgun sequence genomic stretch:
- the LOC123865063 gene encoding uncharacterized protein LOC123865063 isoform X11, giving the protein MKLKNPITWSTLVDLRWFLSGGCSGRNMSQSGLKHVATEPTRLESKRERRRGAAGRAAALRRAPSDSDCSGETASLSADSGDRSVRPAPPPPRSGKSRSRRRGSEWEVLEGLKDGQRFEKRPEVFNGYLHKKRKWPLKGWHKRFFVVDGGILVYARSPTDVARGRLHGSVDVGLSVISAKARRRRIDIDADEFIYHLRAKTPDVFRTWLNVLKAHRLYRQHLLTFGARESVPKIHAPLEDLPPTDTSSHTSDLNNLESSLEIIQNPWEVPETLAYPVFTFPPRLHDFTPKCNYLPNINEAQTPIKAWIYNTKDNQLIPMTYNPFEDQYFTSETHKSLCSMNYVQETYEEIVTKNFENKSLDTSRRTTDAEKQIHSTDLESNFNLPDHKSFLLSEYSLNSPDRKLYSLTNVNEHTLRDMEFKNIKNNSINEKESQVIENTQTVLFFCHKNRAICNPIIRKSKKSTNLVKYKNLLDEPPLDKPLNKFMILGKYKGPRAIDIENIGEYEAPIKHLNIQVKVHNTEHKGLQNTLAASEYDAIAEKLMVSIFENFRSSSELNRNVTIKTYVNQIVKELYDIKLERSNVHPVKNLFRCLLEYWLNNTSSADFKQINKMTKSIERQSNHFFAKDETTSKSVIASVTKAVQFYGISNMSKEKAKKSDDRDIKYRVKKYKLPYKVNNSFEVERRIQELERILRNTVYVCETVRSTHNREDDIKITKTLIDNLDKLSHEKTAEQSNQGNPFQNSNSSNELPDMQETIDHRISETSIPPDFAKEFLAAYLDLLHENENNRDSDSTTEDVQIDKCGPKSDVQAESIQKKVSISISTKNVMNENIKQNTEQLIDPGQLYLKNFLDQITATFSIDGKNKTINQNPVSKNPHIELNIDDCYVTDSNKIFNSYPIDSYSDIQNPFIDIDNYGTNGKRQLHPYKSSIDSYDDNIRFHHIELNPSLSDGTSKAYRPDTPFIDTKAYHAFNDDVSFEQVDQNTMQNNSIIVDEGPKSVYIMCLKRAALTSNFESKRNHIKRNRNTAHSPEEGPSCSSPREYQEDRPILEKIPKLIDEQFILQLLGNVCALSKNLPTLHKDINSLYLKLYRKHEKLLMNCKKVQGVGLLGKIYNDDTNMKNTEDNETQFVESICPVMIANAVNNTTNTSSYMIEKNANDIAVKECAVTNRLLDKCTQIDFSPNINGTKYTVDLLNMFCTNSTQTDTFSSLCSDTLIKTKKRATLNCKPTRDCAIGTEPAVKSFFDKISSKSFRFWNSDIQDRTKKIINFDKEIKADPINKKAKKERKPPPKVREELIKEITLLSSSFNMNTQSQTDIKRRWLKEKTRQDYNVYQFFMGQNYYKPKRSYSMQNATSSLKLEDSDDLKTIFRCSSEPSYCSGLISPASPLRGPQAGFVSGTPGGRLAGWSIESGGPLDSVSRELGQAQLSLQQLQGYLDALELHQQTHHDTDVSLEGASPNVKKDRRKFGLRKKKSSNKCASAELAPPHMDPSNSHMALSALTAPPSPGGGASSIPASAASLPIVFLSNFLASTLVPCAATRPQSLPGAEALNAPASLCSLTPDQQLREDFTVLAKDLVCSLKNVVATLVRERGRARAESEGTPLLTALRTDLSSALQQNSELRSRLTRIHDASDLAELSSMGHNSPPNRPFQHSLSYSSSCVSASEFFDAEEHEENHKQNQILDADEAGVIELDGDSTSEAGSLSSEDGSASSDNSDAATEQSTLRLNEHGPHSWVRRTRLPHPRPSPGGPSLWNLLYKNIGKDLSQISMPVTINEPLNMLQRLCEELEYSELLDAAAKSVDAVERCALVAAFAVSAYAAAANRAASKPFNPLLAETYECVRADRAFRFIAEQVSHHPPISACHAESPRWVFWQEARIKTKFWGKSMEFQPAGRVHVKLLTTGDHYSWNKVTTCVHNLFGGQRWVDQYGDMHITCHGTDIGCKLNFIKASSWSSSRHEVRGAVTEGGSGTRLRLAGRWSEALYAGDPPAARCLWRPGAMPPEHELYYGFTRFAMELNEMEPGMRDVLPHTDTRLRPDQRALEEGDVESAEQFKHQLEQSQRERRRDCPEHAPAWFRRVLEGSEEMWSFTGEYWKAREAGFPALQAPRLW; this is encoded by the exons CCGTCGACGTGGCAGCGAATGGGAAGTTCTAGAAGGGTTGAAGGATGGCCAGCGATTCGAGAAACGTCCAGAAGTCTTCAACGGGTACCTTCACAAAAAGCGCAAGTGGCCGCTAAAAGGATGGCACAAG CGTTTCTTCGTAGTAGACGGCGGTATACTAGTCTACGCTCGCTCCCCCACGGACGTGGCGCGAGGTCGGCTTCACGGCTCCGTGGACGTGGGGCTGTCCGTTATATCAGCGAAGGCGCGACGGCGGCGGATAGACATCGACGCGGACGAGTTTATATACCACTTGAGGGCCAAGACGCCGGACGTCTTCAGGACGTGGCTGAATGTGTTGAAAGCTCATAG GTTATACAGACAGCATTTGCTGACGTTTGGTGCCCGAGAATCAGTTCCTAAAATCCATGCCCCACTTGAAGATTTGCCCCCTACGGATACATCGTCAC ATACTTCCGATTTAAACAACTTAGAAAGCTCTTTGGAAATCATTCAAAATCCTTGGGAAGTACCAGAGACGCTGGCCTATCCAGTTTTCACTTTTCCTCCTAGGCTGCATGACTTTACTCCCAAATGTAATTATCTTCCCAACATTAATGAAGCACAAACCCCTATAAAAGCTTGGATTTATAATACTAAAGACAATCAACTTATTCCTATGACGTACAACCCTTTTGAAGATCAATATTTTACAAGCGAAACTCACAAAAGTTTGTGCTCAATGAATTATGTCCAAGAAACATACGAAGAAATTGTaaccaaaaattttgaaaataaatcgcTGGACACATCTCGTCGAACTACTGATGCTGAAAAACAAATACATAGCACTGACTTAGAATCCAATTTTAATTTGCCTGATCATAAGTCCTTTTTGTTGAGTGAATATTCTCTAAACTCTCCTGATCGTAAGTTATATTCACTAACTAATGTTAATGAACATACACTTAGAGAtatggaatttaaaaatataaaaaataacagtATTAACGAGAAAGAATCACAAGTAATTGAAAATACccaaacagttttatttttctgtcaCAAAAATCGAGCAATATGTAATCCAATTATCAGAAAAAGCAAAAAGTCTACTAATCTTGTCAAATACAAGAATTTACTAGATGAACCACCTCTTGATAAGccattaaataaatttatgaTATTGGGAAAGTATAAAGGGCCTAGAGCGATTGACATAGAAAATATAGGTGAATATGAAGCTCCAATAAAACATTTGAACATTCAAGTTAAAGTACACAATACGGAACACAAAGGACTGCAAAATACATTGGCTGCTTCAGAATACGACGCTATTGCAGAAAAACTTATGGTttcaatttttgaaaactttagaaGTAGTAGTGAATTAAATAGAAATGTTACTATAAAGACCTATGTTAACCAAATTGTAAAAGAGCTTTACGATATTAAATTAGAACGCTCAAATGTTCATCCagttaagaatttatttagatGTTTATTAGAGTATTGGTTAAATAATACTTCATCTGCAGACTTCaagcaaataaacaaaatgactAAATCGATAGAAAGACAGTCCAATCATTTTTTTGCCAAAGATGAAACAACGTCTAAGTCCGTGATAGCGAGCGTCACAAAAGCCGTTCAATTTTATGGCATCAGTAACATGAGCAAAGAAAAAGCGAAAAAAAGTGATGATAGAGACATCAAATATAGAgtcaaaaaatataaactacCCTACAAAGTAAATAACAGTTTCGAAGTAGAAAGACGCATCCAAGAACTtgaaagaattttgagaaaCACCGTTTATGTGTGTGAAACTGTGCGTAGCACCCACAATAGAGAAGATGacattaaaataactaaaacaCTTATTGACAATCTCGATAAACTATCTCATGAAAAAACTGCAGAGCAATCAAATCAAGGAAATCCTTTTCAAAATTCTAATTCCTCTAATGAATTACCAGATATGCAAGAAACAATCGATCATCGCATTAGTGAAACATCTATACCTCCTGATTTTGCTAAAGAATTTTTAGCTGCATATTTAGATCTGCTACATGAGAATGAAAATAATCGTGATAGTGATTCAACTACAGAAGACGTTCAAATAGATAAATGTGGACCCAAAAGTGACGTTCAAGCTGAATCTATACAAAAGAAAGTATCAATTAGCATATCTACAAAAAATgttatgaatgaaaatattaaacaaaatacaGAGCAGCTTATTGACCCTGGCCAATTATATTTGAAGAACTTTCTAGATCAAATAACTGCAACTTTTTCTATAGAtggcaaaaataaaacaattaatcAAAATCCCGTAAGTAAAAATCCTCATATAGAACTAAATATTGATGACTGCTATGTAACTgattctaataaaatatttaattcatatCCAATCGATTCGTATTCTGACATTCAAAATCCTTTCATTGACATTGATAATTACGGAACAAATGGTAAGAGACAACTACATCCATATAAAAGTAGCATAGATAGCTATGATGACAACATTCGCTTTCACCATATCGAGCTGAATCCATCTTTAAGTGATGGTACGTCTAAAGCGTATCGTCCAGATACACCTTTCATAGATACTAAAGCATATCATGCATTTAACGACGATGTAAGTTTTGAGCAAGTAGATCAAAATACAATGCAAAATAACAGTATAATTGTTGATGAAGGTCCTAAATCAGTTTATATTATGTGCTTAAAAAGAGCTGCTCTAACATCTAACTTTGAGTCTAAGAGAAATCATATAAAACGTAATAGAAATACAGCTCATTCACCGGAAGAAGGGCCTAGTTGTTCTTCACCTAGAGAATATCAAGAAGATAGACCCATTTTGGAAAAGATTCCTAAACTGATAGATGAACAATTCATCCTACAACTTTTAGGAAATGTGTGTGCACTGTCTAAAAACTTGCCCACTTTACACAAAGATATCAatagtttatatttaaaattgtatAGAAAACACGAGAAACTCCTTATGAATTGCAAAAAAGTTCAGGGTGTAGGCCTTTTAGGTAAAATTTATAATGACGACACAAATATGAAGAATACCGAAGACAACGAAACacaatttgttgaaagcatCTGCCCTGTAATGATTGCAAATGCAGTGAACAACACTACTAACACTAGTAGTTATATGATTGAAAAGAATGCCAATGATATAGCTGTAAAGGAATGTGCTGTAACAAATAGACTTTTGGATAAATGCACACAAATTGACTTCAGTCCAAATATTAATGGCACAAAATACACAGTAGATTTACTGAATATGTTTTGTACAAACAGCACtcaaacagacacattttctaGTCTGTGCAGCGAcacattaattaaaacaaaaaaaagggcAACTTTGAACTGCAAACCTACCAGAGATTGTGCAATAGGCACAGAACCAGCAGTCAAAAGCTTTTTTGACAAAATCAGTTCGAAAAGTTTCCGATTCTGGAATTCAGACATCCAAGacagaacaaaaaaaattataaattttgacAAAGAGATTAAAGCTGATCCAATCAATAAAAAAGCTAAAAAGGAAAGGAAACCACCGCCAAAGGTTAGGGAGGAGTTGATCAAAGAAATCACTCTTCTGTCATCATCTTTCAATATGAACACTCAATCTCAGACAGATATAAAACGGCGTTGGTTGAAAGAGAAGACCAGACAAGATTACAATGTATATCAATTCTTCATGGGTCAGAACTATTACAAACCTAAAAGATCTTATTCAATGCAAAACGCTACATCTTCTCTTAAGCTAGAAGACAGTGACGATCTTAAAACTATATTCAGATGTTCCAGCGAACCTTCCTATTGTTCCG GGCTCATAAGCCCCGCGTCGCCGCTGCGCGGGCCGCAGGCGGGATTCGTATCTGGTACGCCGGGAGGACGACTAGCCGGATGGAGTAtag AATCTGGCGGGCCTCTGGACAGCGTGTCGCGCGAGCTGGGGCAAGCGCAGCTGTCTCTGCAGCAACTGCAGGGGTATCTTGACGCATTGGAGCTGCATCAGCAGACGCACCATGATACTGAC GTATCACTGGAAGGTGCGTCTCCAAACGTCAAGAAAGATCGCCGCAAGTTCGGCCTGCGCAAGAAGAAGTCCAGCAACAAATGTGCTTCCGCAGAACTGGCGCCGCCTCACATGGACCCTTCCAACTCTCATATG GCTCTCTCCGCTCTAACAGCACCACCGTCCCCAGGGGGCGGGGCCTCATCTATCCCCGCCTCCGCAGCCTCGCTCCCTATTG TGTTTCTATCCAACTTTCTGGCCTCCACTTTAGTTC CATGTGCAGCGACCAGACCTCAATCGTTGCCGGGCGCGGAAGCCCTCAATGCGCCCGCCAGCCTTTGTAGCCTGACTCCCGACCAACAGCTGAGGGAAGACTTCACAGTGCTCGCTAAAGACCTGGTCTGCAGTCTCAAGAATGTTGTGGCCACACTG GTGCGGGAACGCGGGCGGGCGCGGGCGGAGTCGGAAGGCACTCCACTGCTGACCGCGCTACGCACAGATCTCTCTTCCGCGTTACAGCAGAACTCCG AGTTGCGCTCGCGCCTCACGCGCATCCACGACGCGTCCGACCTCGCAGAGCTCTCCTCCATGGGGCATAACTCGCCACCG AATCGTCCATTCCAACACTCCCTAAGCTACAGTTCGTCGTGCGTGTCCGCTTCGGAGTTCTTCGACGCGGAAGAACACGAGGAGAACCACAAGCAGAACCAAATCCTTGACGCTGATGAG GCAGGCGTGATAGAATTAGATGGGGACTCTACCTCCGAAGCTGGCTCTCTCAGCAGTGAAGATGGTTCCGCGAGCTCAGACAACTCCGATGCAGCGA CAGAGCAGTCAACGCTGCGGCTGAACGAGCACGGGCCGCACTCGTGGGTGCGCCGCACGCGGCTGCCGCACCCGCGCCCGTCGCCCGGCGGGCCCAGCCTGTGGAACCTGCTCTACAAGAACATCGGCAAGGATCTCAGCCAGATATCCATGCCCGTCACTATCAACGAGCCGCTCAACATGCTACAG AGGTTGTGCGAAGAGCTGGAATACTCAGAATTACTAGACGCGGCAGCCAAAAGTGTAGATGCGGTGGAGCGATGTGCGTTAGTGGCGGCGTTCGCGGTCAGTGCGTACGCGGCCGCGGCGAACCGCGCGGCGTCCAAGCCCTTCAATCCGCTACTGGCTGAGACGTACGAGTGCGTGCGAGCCGACAGGGCGTTTAGATTCATTGCTGAACAG GTATCTCATCATCCGCCCATATCGGCGTGTCACGCTGAATCACCTCGCTGGGTGTTCTGGCAGGAGGCGCGCATCAAAACTAAATTCTGGGGCAAATCCATGGAGTTCCAGCCCGCGGGGCGCGTCCACGTCAAACTGTTGACCACGGGCGACCATTACAGTTGGAACAAg GTGACGACCTGCGTGCACAACTTGTTCGGCGGCCAGCGCTGGGTGGACCAGTACGGCGACATGCACATCACGTGCCACGGAACCGACATCGGATGCAAGCTTAACTTTATTAAG GCAAGTTCGTGGTCCAGCAGTAGACACGAGGTTCGCGGCGCGGTGACGGAAGGTGGAAGCGGCACTCGGTTGCGCTTGGCGGGGCGATGGTCGGAGGCGCTATATGCCGGGGACCCACCCGCCGCCCGGTGTTTATGGAGGCCTG GTGCGATGCCTCCGGAACACGAGCTTTATTATGGTTTCACTCGGTTCGCGATGGAGCTGAATGAGATGGAGCCCGGCATGAGAGACGTGCTGCCACATACTGATACGAGACTCAG ACCAGACCAGCGCGCGTTGGAAGAGGGGGACGTGGAGTCCGCGGAGCAGTTCAAGCATCAGCTCGAGCAGTCGCAGCGAGAGAGGAGGCGGGACTGTCCCGAACACGCGCCCGCCTGGTTCCG GAGAGTTCTAGAAGGCAGTGAGGAGATGTGGTCGTTCACGGGCGAGTACTGGAAGGCGCGAGAGGCCGGCTTCCCCGCTCTGCAGGCGCCGCGCCTGTGGTGA